Proteins encoded together in one Rossellomorea sp. y25 window:
- a CDS encoding peptidylprolyl isomerase has product MDKKKRSITLWSVIGGIVVVGTMLVMFGFSKGEVVAKVGSKSISKEDLYTTLVDQYGEAALDTLIAEKIVELESDKKAITVKDSEIDEELESMKDSYGGEEAFNEALASSGVSLKSVKKNVESFLLTEKLLKDRISIKDDEIKEYFEANKDSFAEEEQVEASHILVEDEETAKEVKDKLDDGGDFAELAKEYSTDTSNAESGGELGFFAKGEMVTEFDDKAFAMKKGEISEPVRTEFGYHIIKLTDKKDAKEAVLDDHKEEIKDILFDQALQTEYGTWLEEQKEEYQIENLLKSS; this is encoded by the coding sequence GTGGATAAAAAAAAGCGTTCGATCACGTTATGGAGTGTCATAGGGGGCATTGTCGTCGTCGGCACGATGCTTGTTATGTTTGGCTTTTCGAAGGGTGAAGTGGTGGCGAAGGTGGGAAGTAAGTCGATCAGTAAAGAAGACTTGTATACGACGCTTGTGGATCAGTATGGTGAAGCGGCCCTGGATACACTGATTGCCGAGAAGATTGTGGAGCTTGAGAGTGACAAGAAGGCAATCACAGTCAAGGACAGTGAGATCGATGAGGAACTGGAGTCAATGAAAGATTCGTATGGGGGAGAAGAGGCATTCAATGAGGCATTGGCCTCGAGCGGAGTGAGTCTTAAGAGTGTCAAAAAGAATGTCGAATCGTTTTTGTTAACGGAAAAATTGTTGAAGGACAGAATCTCAATTAAGGATGATGAGATTAAAGAATATTTTGAAGCGAATAAAGACTCGTTTGCCGAGGAAGAGCAGGTAGAGGCAAGCCATATTCTTGTAGAGGATGAGGAAACGGCCAAGGAAGTGAAGGACAAGCTTGATGACGGAGGGGATTTCGCTGAGCTTGCGAAAGAATACTCCACTGATACGTCCAACGCTGAATCAGGCGGAGAGCTAGGGTTTTTTGCAAAAGGTGAAATGGTGACAGAATTTGATGATAAAGCGTTTGCCATGAAGAAGGGTGAAATCAGTGAGCCTGTTAGAACGGAATTTGGCTATCATATCATCAAGTTGACGGACAAAAAAGACGCGAAGGAAGCGGTTCTCGACGATCATAAAGAGGAAATAAAGGATATTCTGTTTGATCAGGCACTTCAAACGGAGTATGGCACCTGGCTTGAGGAACAAAAAGAGGAGTACCAAATCGAAAATTTATTGAAAAGTTCATGA
- a CDS encoding response regulator transcription factor translates to MNVLVVEDNKSVTSMLEMFFIKEGIQGEFVHDGAEGYRRYKEGIWDLVILDWMLPGMDGVTICRKIREEGSQVPVIMLTAKDSESDQVLGLELGADDYVTKPFSPLALMARIRAVSRRYQGEKNNGTGTQDVSTADFQISKETREVLLKGVPLTNLTPKEFELLYYLSRHPRQVFSREQLLERVWGYDFYGDERTVDVHIKRLRNKIGSKEQPYLHTVWGVGYKFDETAAGDEI, encoded by the coding sequence ATGAACGTGCTGGTAGTAGAAGACAATAAGAGTGTCACGTCGATGCTTGAGATGTTTTTTATAAAAGAAGGCATACAAGGAGAGTTTGTCCACGACGGGGCTGAAGGGTACCGGCGTTATAAAGAAGGGATTTGGGATCTTGTCATCCTGGACTGGATGCTGCCGGGGATGGACGGGGTCACCATTTGCAGGAAAATCAGGGAGGAAGGGTCACAGGTCCCGGTCATCATGCTGACGGCGAAAGACAGTGAATCGGATCAGGTGCTCGGGCTCGAACTCGGTGCCGACGATTATGTGACCAAGCCCTTCTCACCCCTTGCTCTGATGGCAAGGATACGTGCTGTCTCGCGGCGGTATCAAGGAGAGAAAAACAACGGGACAGGAACTCAGGATGTTTCGACGGCAGACTTCCAAATCAGTAAGGAAACACGTGAAGTCCTTCTGAAAGGCGTTCCCCTTACCAATCTGACGCCAAAGGAATTTGAATTGCTCTATTACCTTTCACGGCATCCCCGTCAAGTGTTCTCGAGGGAACAGCTTCTCGAACGCGTATGGGGGTATGATTTCTACGGGGACGAACGGACGGTCGATGTACATATCAAGCGGCTTCGCAACAAAATCGGCAGCAAGGAACAGCCGTACCTGCATACGGTCTGGGGAGTAGGGTATAAATTCGATGAGACGGCGGCCGGGGATGAAATTTAG
- a CDS encoding HAMP domain-containing sensor histidine kinase codes for MKFRYLYQLLLSHTSVLIIAFMILGLLFSQYVENLVYENKVTELRSYGEKILSDLERPSPRRPLYLEEYSNLLHARNIDVITFNRQGEVSFSRGGVYPRIELSKEEWQKIERGETVPLKKDFGRFDQAVSLVIMPRIINDQLAGGLILISPISGSREMLSEINRYLLYIVLLSLAISLLISLFLSKLHVKRIQRIRDATSRVSSGHYDVHVPSSNFDEIGDLAEDFNNMVTKLRASKEEIDSLENRRRQFMADVSHELRTPLTTIRGVIEGIRNDMIPEEQKEKSFGLVSEETRRLIRLVNENLDYEKIRANQVAITKVTLPLLDVFEVIKEQLDLQAEEKGNEINILADPDAIIHADYDRLIQILINITKNSIQFTSGGTITLSGSTSGTETVIEIEDTGIGMDPEEIRSIWRRFYKADLSRTNNPYGEFGIGLSIVKQLVLMHEGTIDVFSEKGNGTKFVIRLPL; via the coding sequence ATGAAATTTAGATATCTTTATCAGCTGCTTCTCAGCCATACAAGCGTACTCATAATCGCCTTCATGATCCTCGGCCTCCTGTTTTCCCAGTATGTCGAAAATCTTGTCTACGAGAATAAGGTCACGGAACTGAGGTCGTATGGGGAGAAAATTTTATCAGACCTTGAAAGACCAAGCCCGAGAAGACCTCTTTATCTGGAGGAATACAGCAACTTGCTTCATGCCCGGAACATCGATGTGATCACGTTCAATCGCCAAGGAGAGGTATCATTCTCCAGGGGAGGGGTGTACCCGCGGATCGAGCTCTCCAAAGAAGAGTGGCAAAAAATCGAACGGGGTGAAACCGTCCCGCTGAAAAAAGATTTCGGACGTTTTGACCAGGCTGTATCCCTCGTCATCATGCCAAGGATCATCAATGATCAGCTGGCTGGCGGACTGATCTTAATTTCACCGATCAGCGGCTCGAGGGAAATGCTGAGTGAAATCAATCGATATCTCCTGTATATCGTCCTCCTGTCACTGGCGATTTCTCTCTTGATCAGCTTGTTCTTATCAAAGCTCCATGTGAAAAGAATTCAGCGGATCAGGGATGCCACTTCCCGTGTGTCATCCGGTCATTACGATGTTCACGTCCCAAGCTCCAACTTCGATGAAATCGGCGATCTTGCTGAAGACTTTAATAATATGGTCACGAAACTCCGGGCATCCAAAGAGGAAATCGACAGCCTCGAGAACCGGAGAAGGCAGTTCATGGCGGATGTGTCACATGAGCTGAGAACACCGCTGACCACGATTCGCGGTGTCATTGAGGGAATCAGGAACGACATGATCCCCGAAGAACAGAAAGAGAAAAGCTTCGGTCTCGTCAGCGAGGAAACGAGGCGGTTGATCAGACTTGTGAACGAAAACCTGGACTATGAAAAAATCCGCGCAAACCAGGTAGCGATCACGAAAGTCACCTTACCATTACTGGATGTTTTCGAAGTCATCAAGGAACAGCTCGACCTGCAGGCTGAAGAAAAGGGGAACGAAATCAATATCCTTGCAGATCCTGATGCAATAATACACGCTGACTATGACCGGCTCATTCAAATATTGATCAACATTACGAAAAACAGCATCCAATTCACCTCTGGAGGAACGATCACGTTAAGCGGCTCCACTTCCGGGACAGAAACCGTCATCGAAATCGAAGACACAGGAATCGGCATGGATCCCGAAGAAATCCGATCGATTTGGCGCAGGTTTTATAAAGCGGACCTGTCCAGGACGAATAATCCATACGGTGAATTCGGTATCGGACTCTCCATCGTGAAGCAATTGGTGCTCATGCATGAGGGGACGATTGATGTTTTCAGTGAGAAAGGCAATGGTACGAAGTTTGTGATTCGGTTGCCGTTGTAG
- a CDS encoding NAD(P)/FAD-dependent oxidoreductase yields the protein MLDCAVIGGGPAGLNASLVLGRSRRKTVLFDDDKPRNSVTKESHGFITRDGINPSELRRIARAELGNYPDVTIIEQRVGKVTKDHQRFTIETEAGDVYHAKKVILATGLKETFPEINSLKQYYGTSVFSCPFCDGWELRDRPLAVIAENTRAFHMTKVVYNWSSDLIVCTNGNKVLSINDKTILENKGISVYEQKISSLIGEDGYLKKISFEDGITVRREGGFVVPEMEQASTIGEELGCEFTDQGAIITDATGHTNVEGLFACGDTSIIAPSQLIIAAAAGSKTAIGVNAALFEEIF from the coding sequence ATGTTAGATTGTGCTGTAATCGGGGGAGGTCCAGCCGGGCTGAACGCTTCCTTGGTCCTTGGCAGATCCCGGCGAAAAACGGTTTTATTTGATGATGACAAACCAAGAAACTCCGTTACCAAGGAGTCACATGGGTTTATCACCAGGGATGGAATAAATCCCTCAGAGTTAAGACGAATTGCCCGTGCAGAACTCGGAAACTATCCGGACGTTACAATCATAGAACAGCGAGTAGGAAAGGTCACGAAGGATCACCAGCGATTCACAATTGAAACAGAGGCCGGGGATGTTTATCATGCCAAGAAAGTAATCTTAGCTACTGGACTTAAGGAAACGTTCCCTGAAATAAACAGCCTCAAGCAGTATTATGGAACTTCTGTTTTTAGCTGTCCTTTTTGTGATGGATGGGAGTTGAGGGACCGTCCGCTGGCTGTCATTGCAGAAAATACGAGGGCTTTTCATATGACAAAGGTTGTTTACAACTGGTCCAGCGACCTGATTGTGTGTACAAATGGAAACAAGGTACTATCCATAAATGACAAGACGATTCTTGAAAACAAAGGGATAAGCGTGTATGAACAGAAGATTTCTTCCCTTATTGGTGAGGATGGTTATTTGAAAAAGATCTCGTTTGAGGATGGAATCACAGTCCGGCGAGAAGGAGGGTTCGTTGTACCGGAAATGGAGCAAGCATCTACCATCGGGGAAGAACTGGGGTGTGAATTCACTGATCAAGGCGCAATTATCACGGATGCAACCGGCCACACCAATGTGGAAGGGTTGTTTGCATGTGGCGACACCTCCATCATTGCCCCCTCTCAATTAATTATCGCAGCCGCTGCAGGCAGCAAAACAGCAATAGGAGTCAATGCAGCTTTATTTGAAGAGATTTTCTAA
- a CDS encoding Rrf2 family transcriptional regulator has product MKYSKATNYALHTMVHLLTVPKGSTIGVQSLAEMQDLSPTYLSKILTKLAKGGLVESTPGVNGGYKVSKKNDEISFLDVIKTIEGESNLFYCSMDHREGCLIENVMIEAEQNMKDDLANRFLIDIAKEIDEKSRKENSI; this is encoded by the coding sequence ATGAAATACTCAAAAGCCACAAATTACGCATTACACACAATGGTGCATTTACTAACGGTACCGAAAGGAAGTACGATCGGGGTTCAAAGTTTGGCAGAAATGCAAGATCTTTCACCGACCTACCTTTCGAAAATACTGACCAAACTTGCAAAAGGCGGTTTGGTTGAATCGACACCGGGGGTTAATGGAGGATATAAGGTGTCAAAGAAGAATGATGAGATTTCGTTCCTCGATGTCATAAAGACTATTGAAGGAGAATCTAATTTATTTTATTGCTCCATGGATCATCGTGAGGGCTGCCTGATCGAGAATGTGATGATCGAGGCTGAGCAAAACATGAAAGACGATCTGGCGAACAGATTTCTCATCGATATTGCCAAAGAGATCGATGAAAAATCCAGGAAAGAAAACTCAATTTAA
- a CDS encoding iron-hydroxamate ABC transporter substrate-binding protein, which yields MKKILIPFLLMAIFILHACGSTETAKTEQKEENANQKSASETITYQSETGPVEVPANPTRIVALSNAPNVLALDGEIVGVDEWTNMNPLFQEKLEGIEVVSEENIEKIVELEPDLIIVGSHSKNIDKMSEIAPTVAYTWGKLDYLEQQIEIGKLLNKEQEAKNWVEDFTTRADEAGKEIKEKIGEDATVSVFEYDTKSAYVFGNNWARGTELLYQTMKLEMPEKVKENALGPGYYALSTEVLPEFAGDYIVLSKNQDGDGSFMETQTWKNIPAVKNNRVIELDTKAITYSDPITLEYLLDVFNKAFLEEMN from the coding sequence TTGAAAAAAATACTCATCCCCTTCCTGCTCATGGCAATCTTCATTCTTCATGCTTGTGGCAGCACCGAGACGGCAAAGACTGAACAAAAGGAAGAGAATGCTAATCAGAAATCAGCATCAGAAACCATTACATATCAATCAGAAACCGGCCCTGTTGAGGTACCGGCAAATCCTACCCGTATTGTGGCGCTTTCGAACGCTCCAAACGTACTTGCCTTGGATGGTGAAATTGTCGGGGTCGATGAATGGACGAATATGAATCCCCTGTTTCAAGAGAAACTGGAGGGAATTGAAGTGGTATCAGAGGAAAACATCGAGAAAATCGTTGAGCTGGAGCCAGACCTTATCATCGTGGGCTCACACTCGAAAAATATTGATAAGATGAGTGAAATCGCTCCTACAGTTGCATATACGTGGGGGAAATTGGATTACCTGGAACAGCAAATCGAAATCGGTAAGCTACTCAATAAAGAGCAGGAAGCAAAAAATTGGGTTGAAGATTTCACTACCCGTGCAGATGAAGCAGGGAAAGAGATTAAAGAAAAGATCGGTGAGGATGCCACTGTATCAGTCTTTGAATACGATACGAAATCGGCTTATGTATTCGGGAACAACTGGGCGCGGGGCACCGAATTATTATATCAAACAATGAAACTGGAAATGCCTGAAAAAGTGAAAGAAAATGCATTAGGACCAGGCTACTATGCCCTAAGCACTGAAGTCCTTCCAGAGTTTGCAGGAGATTATATCGTCCTTAGTAAAAACCAGGACGGTGACGGTTCATTTATGGAAACACAGACATGGAAGAATATCCCTGCTGTTAAAAACAATAGAGTCATAGAATTAGATACAAAAGCGATTACGTATAGTGATCCAATCACACTGGAATATCTTCTGGATGTGTTTAATAAAGCGTTCCTTGAAGAGATGAACTAA
- a CDS encoding HAMP domain-containing sensor histidine kinase, giving the protein MAMNHSDLLTGLLLNLLVILIVILLLNFNYLSRNKVHKLHIQPLSIYLASSLLLLLSLALSVQFEDGFVYDLRFIPFLLGGIYGGKRVLPWLAVTMIAIRAPMMGPGLVVTVIMAIVFTFVILYMRPIWENKAWKTRVYWYTLMSFGYSVLSLWIPSMIFDFDYSSSFLVYTAVLSGSTFFVFYLCEIIRKIYTLQLEAIKYEKMQVVSHLAASMSHEVRNPLTTVKGFLQLINEDPSNVSTNSELSKVAVSEIDRATEVINQYLNFARPHPELEMEVGIRNEINRSKEIIMPLAVKKGIILKASILHHLSIKGDPNKLQQVLINVMKNGLEAMETGGTLRIFSYQEGDKVFIVINDTGVGMTKEQLMRLGEPYFSMKGKNGTGLGMMTAFQLVEGMKGTIKVLSKPGKGTSVILSFPVHGGEEKVKSVKQTTKVRPSLR; this is encoded by the coding sequence ATGGCGATGAATCATTCTGATTTGCTGACTGGTTTACTGTTGAACCTTCTTGTCATTTTGATCGTTATTCTACTTTTAAACTTTAATTATCTTTCTAGAAATAAAGTACATAAGCTTCACATTCAACCACTTTCGATCTATTTGGCCAGTTCACTTCTCTTGTTGCTTAGTCTGGCTTTGTCCGTTCAATTTGAAGATGGATTTGTCTATGATTTGCGGTTCATCCCTTTTCTATTAGGGGGGATATACGGTGGGAAGCGGGTCTTACCTTGGCTTGCTGTCACGATGATTGCGATCCGTGCTCCGATGATGGGTCCGGGATTAGTGGTTACGGTGATCATGGCGATTGTCTTCACGTTTGTGATTTTGTATATGCGTCCGATATGGGAGAACAAAGCATGGAAGACGAGGGTATACTGGTATACGTTGATGTCGTTCGGTTACTCGGTTCTTTCTTTATGGATCCCGTCAATGATCTTTGATTTCGATTATTCGAGCTCGTTCCTGGTCTATACGGCTGTCCTGAGCGGCTCTACATTCTTTGTCTTTTACTTATGTGAAATCATCCGAAAGATTTATACTCTTCAGTTGGAAGCGATTAAATATGAGAAAATGCAGGTGGTCAGTCACTTGGCAGCCAGCATGAGTCATGAAGTACGGAATCCTTTGACAACGGTAAAGGGATTTCTTCAGCTGATTAATGAAGATCCTTCCAATGTAAGCACCAATAGCGAACTGTCCAAGGTGGCCGTCAGTGAAATCGACCGTGCCACAGAGGTGATCAACCAATACTTGAACTTTGCCAGGCCTCACCCGGAGCTTGAGATGGAAGTGGGGATCCGGAATGAGATCAACCGTTCGAAGGAGATCATCATGCCCCTTGCTGTCAAAAAAGGGATCATCTTAAAGGCAAGCATCCTTCATCACCTTTCAATCAAAGGCGATCCCAACAAGCTGCAACAGGTTCTCATCAACGTCATGAAAAACGGCCTTGAAGCAATGGAAACGGGTGGTACGCTGCGAATCTTTAGCTATCAAGAAGGAGACAAAGTGTTCATTGTCATTAATGATACAGGAGTCGGGATGACCAAGGAACAACTCATGCGCCTAGGGGAACCCTACTTCTCCATGAAAGGCAAGAACGGGACAGGCCTCGGAATGATGACCGCCTTCCAACTCGTCGAAGGCATGAAAGGCACCATCAAAGTCCTAAGCAAACCGGGCAAAGGAACCTCCGTCATCCTATCCTTTCCAGTCCATGGGGGAGAAGAAAAAGTAAAAAGCGTCAAACAAACAACAAAGGTCCGTCCCTCACTGCGTTAA
- a CDS encoding DUF1835 domain-containing protein — MIDQIKKLVEHSTEDEVKSLLFHILLRINMAEETEQAQLLKDLKNTYHNFVEYKRSQAVTVKNYETVHILFGDSASGSLKVALKERDVGDAKVLAFSDVFSIGPVWKLHEERGLHYRYEWLENHILFEGDELAEFLERFNETISEIEAIPDHIPITIWVGGNAHEQTAMRYVLYLLKEKQNDLYIMNTTHSHTLHTGELPPEKVGLIYEKESAPLNKEQRIAYEEEWQELSATQEVLRIWENGEIKRVREDYYDEYIIHTAEKLHKELENQGFMKSARLIGEVLGHVEQYIGDGYFEYRVRHLIMNGVFEIEGVPKAMRCYSVKRK, encoded by the coding sequence TTGATTGATCAAATAAAAAAACTAGTGGAGCATTCAACAGAGGACGAAGTGAAATCCCTGCTATTCCACATACTGTTACGAATCAATATGGCGGAAGAAACAGAGCAAGCCCAGCTGTTAAAAGATCTGAAGAACACCTATCACAATTTTGTGGAGTATAAAAGAAGTCAGGCTGTGACGGTAAAAAACTATGAAACCGTCCATATCTTGTTTGGAGATTCTGCATCCGGGAGTTTGAAAGTGGCCTTAAAAGAAAGGGATGTAGGAGACGCTAAGGTGCTCGCTTTTTCGGATGTGTTCTCCATCGGTCCCGTATGGAAACTGCATGAAGAACGAGGGCTTCATTACCGTTATGAATGGCTCGAAAATCATATTCTTTTTGAAGGTGATGAACTAGCGGAATTCCTTGAAAGGTTCAATGAAACGATATCGGAGATTGAGGCGATTCCTGATCATATTCCCATTACGATTTGGGTCGGTGGAAATGCTCACGAACAAACGGCCATGCGATATGTTCTGTATCTATTAAAAGAAAAGCAAAACGATCTGTATATCATGAATACAACCCATTCCCATACCTTGCACACTGGAGAACTTCCCCCAGAGAAGGTAGGGCTCATATATGAAAAAGAATCTGCTCCATTGAATAAAGAACAAAGAATAGCTTACGAAGAGGAGTGGCAAGAGCTGTCTGCCACACAGGAAGTATTGAGAATCTGGGAGAATGGTGAAATAAAAAGGGTCCGGGAAGATTATTATGATGAGTACATCATCCATACAGCTGAAAAACTGCATAAAGAGTTGGAGAATCAGGGGTTCATGAAATCAGCGCGACTGATAGGTGAAGTGCTGGGCCATGTGGAACAATATATCGGTGACGGATATTTTGAGTATCGAGTAAGGCATTTAATCATGAATGGCGTATTTGAGATCGAAGGGGTCCCGAAAGCGATGAGGTGTTATAGTGTGAAACGTAAATAA
- a CDS encoding ABC transporter permease codes for MFKNKLVLASPLIALAIIFIFSLTLFPSVQPQPKNLPIAIVNEDQGVQMPDQPKMNMGETLLEKIQTMSKSNTDEDHAVKWIEVKSTEAVQKGLDNQEYYAALVIPGDFSAKQASLRTPDPTSPEVNIYINQGMNTMAATAAGQMVNGVVDNMNNNVRGQLLDGFEKQGVTLTPKQVSSLVNPITKNVTNVNEIGTNSANGNAPVSLFQPLWMASMASAAIIYLAVTKVSASNRKEKLAAKFLQILIGAVVALVVGFGLTWMAEGLIGFTIPDMTDTALFLSLTSFSFYLMISSILSLIGLKGMPLFVLMLFFGAPLLAMAPEMMSSFYRDWFYSWLPMRFMVEGLRELFFFGKGLTWSSPVSTLVWIGLGSMLVILATALKPSAGGEAKPQASIEG; via the coding sequence ATCTTCAAAAACAAACTGGTGCTGGCCTCACCTCTCATTGCATTGGCCATTATCTTTATTTTCTCCCTGACCCTGTTCCCATCGGTTCAGCCCCAACCGAAGAATTTGCCGATTGCGATTGTAAATGAAGATCAGGGTGTGCAGATGCCAGATCAACCAAAGATGAATATGGGCGAAACACTGCTTGAAAAGATCCAAACGATGTCAAAATCAAATACGGATGAAGACCATGCCGTGAAATGGATTGAAGTAAAAAGTACAGAAGCTGTACAAAAAGGATTAGATAACCAAGAGTATTACGCAGCACTCGTCATTCCGGGGGATTTCAGTGCGAAGCAGGCTTCTTTGCGTACACCGGATCCAACTTCCCCTGAAGTGAATATTTACATTAACCAAGGGATGAATACAATGGCTGCCACTGCTGCCGGACAAATGGTGAATGGAGTCGTCGACAATATGAACAACAATGTTCGCGGGCAGCTCCTTGATGGATTTGAGAAGCAAGGTGTCACCCTGACGCCAAAACAAGTCTCAAGCCTGGTTAATCCGATTACGAAAAACGTGACCAACGTGAATGAAATCGGGACGAATAGCGCAAATGGAAACGCGCCTGTGTCACTATTCCAGCCTCTCTGGATGGCAAGCATGGCAAGTGCAGCAATCATCTATCTCGCTGTCACCAAAGTATCCGCCTCCAATCGAAAAGAAAAGCTTGCAGCAAAGTTCCTCCAAATCCTGATCGGTGCGGTAGTCGCCCTTGTCGTCGGATTTGGTTTAACCTGGATGGCTGAAGGGCTGATCGGATTCACTATCCCGGATATGACCGATACCGCCTTGTTCCTGAGTCTCACGTCATTCAGCTTTTATCTCATGATCTCAAGCATTCTTTCACTGATCGGACTTAAGGGCATGCCCCTCTTTGTCTTAATGCTATTCTTCGGAGCACCACTGCTTGCCATGGCTCCTGAAATGATGTCGTCGTTTTATCGCGATTGGTTTTATTCATGGCTCCCAATGCGATTCATGGTAGAAGGTTTACGTGAATTGTTCTTCTTCGGAAAAGGATTGACGTGGAGTTCACCTGTTTCGACGCTTGTATGGATTGGGTTGGGGAGCATGCTTGTGATACTGGCCACTGCCTTAAAACCCAGTGCTGGTGGAGAAGCGAAACCTCAAGCAAGTATAGAAGGTTAG
- a CDS encoding YbaN family protein, whose protein sequence is MTLKKIKSILFMLLGSISLVFGIAGTVLPVLPGGPFYLFAAFCFAKSSKRIDRWFKSTVIYDKYVLALLQKKGMTRKEKIRINVTADFFILLSVVFVDILFVRIILIGLALYKHYYFIKKIETIYPESYQVEKSQ, encoded by the coding sequence ATGACACTGAAAAAGATAAAGAGCATCCTGTTTATGCTGCTTGGCTCGATATCCCTGGTGTTCGGGATTGCCGGCACTGTGCTTCCGGTTCTGCCGGGTGGCCCGTTTTACTTATTTGCCGCGTTTTGCTTTGCAAAAAGCTCCAAGCGGATCGATCGTTGGTTTAAGAGCACAGTCATATATGATAAATATGTTCTCGCCCTCCTTCAAAAGAAGGGGATGACCCGGAAAGAGAAGATCAGGATCAACGTAACGGCTGATTTCTTTATTCTGCTTTCAGTAGTATTCGTGGATATCCTGTTTGTCCGGATCATCTTAATCGGTCTCGCTTTATATAAGCATTATTATTTTATAAAAAAAATCGAAACGATCTATCCGGAGTCGTATCAGGTGGAGAAGAGCCAGTAA